The Nostoc cf. commune SO-36 genomic sequence ATCCCATTTATCGGCTTTCAGACACCGTGCTTTATAGTGCAATCAAATTTCTGGAAGACCAAGGGGCAATCACTGGATATTGGAAGAAACTCGAAGGACGAGGACGCCCCAGACGGATGTACCAAGTTTCTCCGGAATGGCAAGTTCAAGCTCAGGATCTAGCTTTTCTTTGGCAAAATTACATTAATAGGAGGACAAAGTAACAAATAATTGATAATGAAGTAAGTCTCCTACAGTCAAACACTAACAATTAGTTATGGATACTGCTATTCTGCCATCTACGTTCCTGCTAACCTTGTTGTTATCGGTTGGGCTGTTTTTCTTTATTCGTGCCTCGACTAAAGACCGCACTGAAATAGCGCAACTGGTATCTGAGCAAGACGAAGCTGCTTTAATGTCTCAATTAAAAGAGTATTTTCGATCGCGGTCTTACCGAGTGGCAGCGGTAGACCGAGAACAAAACCAGGTGACTTTTGAAGGTTTTGTTAAACCCAGCTGGTTTTTAGCTATATTTCTAACTTTATTGGCAGCTACCGGGATTGTTTGTCTATCTCTGGTAGTATCTATGCTTTTTCCTAGCTTCAGTACCCTTGTTCTGGCTATGGTATTGTTATCGCCTTTAAGTGGTCTATTTTATTGGAAAAAATCTGGAAGGCTTGAAAAGGTGTCGCTCAAAGTAGAAACAACTCAGAGCGAACAAACCTTCTCAAGTAAGATAACCGTAGTTGCCCATCGAGACGAACTCAGTGAGTTGCAGAGGACTCTACAGC encodes the following:
- a CDS encoding PadR family transcriptional regulator; translation: MKLEDIYQFFENPPPTYLCQELAVCYILSVLLQGESYGTELIEQLETEYPIYRLSDTVLYSAIKFLEDQGAITGYWKKLEGRGRPRRMYQVSPEWQVQAQDLAFLWQNYINRRTK
- a CDS encoding cofactor assembly of complex C subunit B; amino-acid sequence: MDTAILPSTFLLTLLLSVGLFFFIRASTKDRTEIAQLVSEQDEAALMSQLKEYFRSRSYRVAAVDREQNQVTFEGFVKPSWFLAIFLTLLAATGIVCLSLVVSMLFPSFSTLVLAMVLLSPLSGLFYWKKSGRLEKVSLKVETTQSEQTFSSKITVVAHRDELSELQRTLQLKPGK